The DNA region GTCGATCAGCCACGGTCCCCCAAGCCAGAAGGCGGCACCCATCGCGATACATATCGCCAGCCCCCAGACCGACGTGAGGATTGCAGATCGACGCACGCGGGCCCGGTCGCGCCGCCCATAGGCGCGTGCAATCAGCGTCTCGGCGGCAAAGGCGAAGCCATCCATGGCATGGGCCGTCAGGTACAAGAACTGAATCAACACCTCATTTGCGGCCAGCGTCACATCCCCGAATTGCGCCCCCAGAAAGGTGAACGACGTGAAAATTGCCACCAACAGCGCCGACCGGATCAGGATATCCACGTTCAGAAGCGCCATCTTGACCAGACGCGCGCGGTCGAACACGCGCGGCCAATCGCGCCAGGCGGGCCGGGCGAAGGCGCGACGGCAGTACCACAGGCCCACAGACGCGCCCACAATTTCGGCGATGGCCGTGGACAGTGCCACACCCTCCACCCCCCAGCCGAACCCCAGCACAAACAGGAAATTCAGCGCGATGTTGCAGCTGTTCATGATCAGCTGCACCGCGAAAACAGCGCCCGTGCGTTCCTGCGCGATCAGCCAGCCCGTCAGCGCATAGACGGAAATCGCGAAGGGCGCGGTCCAGATGCGGATAAAGAGGTATTGTTTGGCCAGCGCCTCCACTTCCGCTGTCGTAGGCTCCCATGAGAAGGCCGCGAAGAGGATCAAAGGATAGGCCGCGATCAGAAGCAATCCGCCCACACCGGCAATGATCAGGGCACGGGTCAGAATGGCCGACACCTCGGCCATATCCCCCGCCCCTTCCGCCTGCCCCACAAGGCCCACTGTGCCCATGCGCAGAAAGCCGAAGATCCAGAAGACGCTCGTCAGGATGATCGCACCGATGCCCACGGCGCCAATCGGGGCCGCCTCCCCCATCTGGCCCACAACGCCCACATCCACGATCCCCAGAAGCGGCACCGTGGCGTTGGACACGACAATGGGCAGCGCGATTTTCAACACGCGCCTGTGCGTCAGCGGTTTGGGCGGGGTTGACGGGCTAGCGGTGGCTGGCTCTGGCATGGGCAGCTACCGCGCGGGCATCAGGAAATGCCCGGTGGCCTGCGCGAACAACCTTTGGCGGTTGTCCTGCCAAGCCTCCACATGGACGCTGGCATAGCGCCGTCCGGACCGGTTCAC from Jannaschia sp. CCS1 includes:
- a CDS encoding MATE family efflux transporter; amino-acid sequence: MPEPATASPSTPPKPLTHRRVLKIALPIVVSNATVPLLGIVDVGVVGQMGEAAPIGAVGIGAIILTSVFWIFGFLRMGTVGLVGQAEGAGDMAEVSAILTRALIIAGVGGLLLIAAYPLILFAAFSWEPTTAEVEALAKQYLFIRIWTAPFAISVYALTGWLIAQERTGAVFAVQLIMNSCNIALNFLFVLGFGWGVEGVALSTAIAEIVGASVGLWYCRRAFARPAWRDWPRVFDRARLVKMALLNVDILIRSALLVAIFTSFTFLGAQFGDVTLAANEVLIQFLYLTAHAMDGFAFAAETLIARAYGRRDRARVRRSAILTSVWGLAICIAMGAAFWLGGPWLIDLLAKDPEVQVVARAYLPWMVFAPLVGCAAWMLDGIFIGAAQGRDMRNMMILSACIYVVAAIVLIPVLGNHGVWAALLISFAARGVTLGTRYPALERAVE